From one Candidatus Thioglobus sp. NP1 genomic stretch:
- the aceK gene encoding bifunctional isocitrate dehydrogenase kinase/phosphatase, with the protein MANNTSQKTSSMIAKKILSGFEQHYQNIKSASIEAKRCFEEKEWMKIESDSKLRLNFYDEQVDVFCKNLSSELKKKTLYGAKDEYNEPTHIEKFDSEFWKKTKLMYIELITDHRQPELAETFYNSVFCRIFSRSFYNNQFIFTKPCVSLNYIDMDEPVIDSYFVEDKQLKNAFKSILHSYSFNCQLGNLDEDIKRLEEQLFMQIPRLSSEVFEIQVISTPFIRGKCAYIAGKIVSQLHSDTPILIALLNDDKKGLYVDSLLTDRGSISIVFSFSRSYFFITTDYPSAIVEFLKELLPGKTRAVLYSAIGLHKQGKTLLYRHFLKYSKVTSEKLIIAPGIKGMVMSVFTFPMYPYVFKIINDKFAPPKMGTKEMVKDRYYFVKNHVRVGRLADTWEFSNVAFPIKDIDDALLTELKKKAESNIEIEGDLLIIKHMYIENKMTPLNMYLETANKEQQAHIIQDYGKAIDELINSNIFPGDMLTKNFGVTRQNRVVFYDYDEITLMSTPVFKKIPKSRSYEEEMASEPWYYVGQNDVFPEEFKYFMLPNKFMKKTFNNQYKKLLDADYWISIQEKIQENGVMDYYPYGSEKRMCEIYGETND; encoded by the coding sequence ATGGCAAATAACACATCTCAAAAAACCTCATCTATGATTGCCAAGAAAATTCTTAGTGGTTTCGAGCAGCACTATCAAAATATTAAAAGTGCCTCAATTGAAGCAAAAAGATGCTTCGAAGAAAAAGAATGGATGAAGATAGAGAGTGACTCAAAGTTAAGACTCAATTTCTATGATGAACAGGTAGATGTTTTTTGTAAAAACCTTTCTTCTGAGCTAAAAAAGAAAACTCTTTATGGTGCAAAGGATGAATATAACGAACCAACCCATATAGAAAAATTTGATTCAGAATTCTGGAAGAAAACGAAACTTATGTATATTGAGCTTATTACTGACCATAGGCAGCCAGAGCTTGCGGAAACTTTTTATAATTCAGTTTTTTGTAGGATTTTTTCAAGAAGCTTCTATAACAATCAATTTATTTTTACGAAACCATGTGTCTCACTCAATTATATTGATATGGACGAACCTGTAATTGACAGCTACTTTGTAGAAGATAAGCAACTTAAAAACGCTTTCAAAAGCATTCTTCATAGCTATAGCTTTAATTGTCAACTTGGCAATCTTGATGAGGATATTAAGCGACTTGAAGAACAGTTATTTATGCAAATACCTAGATTAAGTTCTGAGGTCTTTGAAATTCAAGTAATTAGTACTCCTTTTATAAGGGGTAAATGTGCCTACATTGCTGGAAAAATCGTTTCACAACTTCACTCAGACACGCCCATCTTAATTGCTTTATTAAATGATGATAAAAAAGGCCTTTATGTTGATAGCCTTTTAACTGATCGAGGTAGTATATCAATTGTCTTTAGTTTTTCAAGATCTTACTTCTTTATCACTACTGACTATCCGTCAGCTATCGTTGAGTTTCTAAAAGAACTTCTTCCAGGAAAAACTAGAGCTGTTCTATATAGCGCTATAGGACTTCACAAACAAGGAAAAACCCTTCTCTATAGACATTTCTTAAAGTACTCAAAAGTTACTAGTGAAAAACTAATCATTGCACCAGGCATCAAAGGCATGGTCATGTCGGTTTTTACATTCCCAATGTACCCTTATGTTTTTAAAATTATTAATGATAAATTTGCCCCACCTAAAATGGGTACAAAAGAGATGGTCAAGGACCGATACTACTTTGTTAAAAATCATGTAAGGGTTGGCAGACTGGCTGATACTTGGGAATTTTCAAATGTTGCCTTTCCTATTAAAGACATTGATGATGCCCTCTTAACCGAATTAAAGAAAAAGGCTGAATCAAATATAGAGATTGAGGGTGACCTTCTGATTATTAAACACATGTACATAGAAAATAAAATGACACCTCTTAACATGTACCTTGAGACAGCTAATAAAGAACAACAAGCTCATATTATTCAAGACTATGGAAAAGCAATTGATGAACTAATTAATTCAAATATATTTCCGGGTGATATGCTGACTAAAAACTTTGGGGTAACTCGTCAAAATAGAGTGGTTTTTTATGATTATGATGAGATAACATTAATGAGTACTCCAGTATTTAAAAAAATTCCTAAATCAAGATCTTATGAAGAAGAAATGGCTTCTGAGCCTTGGTATTATGTTGGCCAAAATGATGTTTTTCCAGAAGAGTTCAAATACTTTATGCTGCCAAATAAATTTATGAAAAAAACCTTTAATAACCAATATAAGAAGCTTCTTGATGCAGATTATTGGATCTCTATTCAAGAAAAAATTCAGGAAAATGGCGTTATGGATTACTACCCATATGGCTCAGAGAAGCGTATGTGTGAAATTTATGGTGAAACCAATGACTAG
- the rraA gene encoding ribonuclease E activity regulator RraA, which yields MTRSTSDISDRLYPEVQYLDSMFKSYGSKISFSGRIVTIECFEDNSLVEEALKTSGNGSVLVIDAGGSMNCAILGDKRIADAIQNEWQGIIVNGAIRDSAIINKMSIGIRALGTFPRKSIKKGVGKNNVIVSFSNVKFIPNQYLYADEDGVIITKTKVDL from the coding sequence ATGACTAGATCAACTAGTGATATATCAGATAGGCTTTATCCAGAGGTTCAGTATTTGGATTCCATGTTTAAAAGCTATGGCTCAAAAATTAGCTTTTCAGGTCGAATTGTTACCATTGAATGCTTTGAAGATAACTCTCTTGTTGAAGAGGCTCTTAAAACCAGTGGAAATGGCTCAGTACTAGTTATAGATGCAGGTGGTTCAATGAATTGTGCAATATTAGGTGATAAGAGGATAGCTGATGCAATTCAAAATGAGTGGCAAGGAATTATTGTTAATGGAGCTATTAGAGATTCAGCAATAATAAATAAAATGTCAATAGGAATTAGAGCTCTTGGAACCTTCCCACGTAAAAGCATCAAAAAAGGTGTTGGGAAAAATAATGTAATTGTTAGTTTTTCAAATGTAAAATTTATACCAAATCAATATTTATACGCCGACGAAGACGGTGTAATTATTACTAAAACTAAGGTAGATTTATGA
- a CDS encoding malate synthase G — protein sequence MSKGKHNFSNICVESSLFDFIDKEACNGLDIKAIEFFKSLSDVINELQKDNIDLLKKRDDFQSQIDKWHIENKRINPAAYKAFLTDIGYITSKPEKFSIKVDDVDPEISQIAGPQLVVPITNQRFVLNAVNARWGSLFDSLYGTNVIPNKGSMSTSFAHNLHRVNKTAELACDFLDEIAPLKSASYRQITSQVKYTGALIFNLNDGEVTSLINPEQYRGLGEDGSILLKNNNLHIEIVCDQEKSLHKSGIFDVILESAITTIVDFEDSASTVSDDEKIHAYRNYLGLMKGDLNTEFIKGGETLTRSLNPDKRYKDSSGKIFCLSGTSLTLVRNVGIHMFSQLVTNKDGTSVPEGILDAMITSLIALHDLKIKGNSKKGSFYIVKPKLHGPEEVRFTMKLFSLVEKALSLKENTLKIGVMDEERRTSINLMSCIHEAKNRIIFINTGFLDRTGDEIHTSMMAGAMRCKNLIKEEAWYSAYEPNNVNTGLNCGLFKKAQIGKGMWAQPDQMREMLDSKMVHLEAGANCSWVPSPTAATLHATHYHRFDVFKCQKEFLLKPQEVNQDDLLVIPFLKLPEQMSEDKIIHEINNNAQSILGYVVKWINNGIGCSKVQDINHIGLMEDRATLRISSQHMANWLHHKICSKEQVNKAFQDMALVVDDQNKHDRNYIPLAPKYDSFAYQASLALAFEGMTQPNGYTEEILIKYRRKFLES from the coding sequence ATGAGTAAAGGTAAACATAATTTTTCTAATATATGTGTTGAAAGCTCCCTATTTGATTTCATTGATAAAGAGGCTTGTAATGGTCTAGATATTAAAGCAATAGAATTTTTTAAGTCACTATCAGATGTTATAAATGAACTACAAAAAGATAATATTGATTTACTAAAAAAGCGAGATGATTTTCAATCTCAGATTGATAAATGGCATATTGAAAATAAACGCATTAACCCTGCTGCTTACAAAGCCTTTCTAACTGACATTGGATACATTACTTCAAAGCCTGAAAAATTTTCAATCAAGGTTGATGATGTTGATCCTGAAATTTCTCAAATTGCTGGACCCCAATTAGTTGTTCCAATAACGAATCAAAGGTTTGTTCTTAATGCTGTAAATGCTAGATGGGGAAGCCTATTTGACTCATTATATGGTACAAATGTAATCCCAAATAAAGGTAGTATGAGCACCTCGTTTGCCCATAACCTTCACAGAGTAAATAAAACAGCAGAACTTGCATGTGACTTTCTTGATGAGATAGCCCCTCTAAAGAGTGCGTCTTATAGACAGATAACATCACAAGTTAAATACACTGGAGCTCTAATTTTTAATTTAAATGATGGGGAGGTAACTTCACTAATTAATCCTGAACAATATAGAGGATTAGGTGAAGATGGAAGTATCTTACTCAAGAATAATAATCTTCATATTGAAATAGTTTGTGATCAGGAAAAAAGCCTACATAAAAGTGGAATTTTTGATGTTATATTAGAGTCTGCAATTACCACGATTGTTGATTTTGAGGACTCAGCATCTACAGTTTCTGATGATGAAAAGATTCATGCCTACAGAAATTATCTTGGTTTAATGAAGGGAGACTTAAATACTGAATTTATCAAGGGTGGTGAAACCTTAACTCGATCTTTGAATCCAGATAAAAGATACAAAGACTCTAGTGGCAAAATATTTTGCCTCTCAGGAACAAGTCTTACTTTAGTTCGTAATGTGGGTATTCATATGTTTAGCCAACTTGTAACTAATAAAGATGGTACTTCGGTTCCCGAAGGTATTCTGGATGCAATGATTACTTCTTTAATTGCACTTCATGATTTAAAGATTAAGGGTAATTCAAAGAAAGGCAGTTTTTATATTGTAAAGCCAAAACTTCATGGACCTGAAGAGGTAAGATTTACTATGAAATTATTTTCCCTTGTAGAGAAGGCTCTCTCATTAAAGGAAAATACTTTAAAAATTGGTGTAATGGATGAAGAGAGGAGAACCTCTATAAACTTAATGTCATGCATTCATGAAGCAAAAAATCGTATTATTTTTATCAACACTGGATTCTTAGACCGAACTGGGGATGAAATTCACACCTCAATGATGGCTGGTGCAATGAGATGTAAAAATCTCATAAAAGAGGAGGCATGGTATTCAGCCTATGAACCTAATAATGTTAATACTGGGCTTAATTGTGGTCTATTTAAAAAAGCACAAATAGGTAAAGGAATGTGGGCTCAACCTGATCAAATGCGTGAGATGCTTGATTCTAAAATGGTTCACCTAGAGGCAGGTGCAAATTGCTCCTGGGTTCCTTCACCAACTGCTGCAACACTTCATGCGACTCATTATCATCGTTTTGATGTTTTTAAATGTCAAAAGGAGTTTCTTTTAAAGCCACAAGAGGTTAATCAAGACGATCTCCTTGTCATACCTTTTCTAAAGCTTCCAGAACAAATGTCAGAAGATAAAATTATTCATGAGATTAATAATAATGCTCAAAGTATTTTAGGTTACGTTGTAAAGTGGATTAATAATGGAATTGGTTGCTCTAAAGTTCAAGATATAAATCATATTGGCCTTATGGAAGATAGGGCTACACTCAGAATTTCCTCACAACATATGGCCAACTGGCTTCATCATAAAATATGCTCAAAAGAACAGGTTAATAAAGCTTTTCAAGACATGGCTTTAGTTGTGGATGATCAAAATAAGCATGATAGAAATTACATTCCTCTTGCACCCAAATATGATAGCTTTGCCTATCAAGCATCCCTTGCTTTAGCATTTGAAGGAATGACTCAACCTAATGGCTATACAGAAGAAATTTTAATAAAATACAGACGGAAGTTTCTAGAATCTTAG
- a CDS encoding DUF924 family protein: protein MNNKSITPDDILEYWFSEKSKQYWFASTLEIDNEIREKYEDIWDRAASGELNDWQDSAEGSLALIIIFDQFPLNMFRGYAKAFKTESMGIEVALNAINNGFDEELSNEVEQLFLFMPLMHSENLDHQNLQVYLFEKYNFNLDFSVHHRNIVKKFGRFPHRNEILGRMSTMEELDYLLSDGSFRG, encoded by the coding sequence ATGAATAATAAGTCTATAACACCTGACGATATTCTTGAATATTGGTTTTCTGAAAAAAGCAAGCAATATTGGTTTGCTTCGACCCTAGAAATAGATAATGAAATCAGGGAAAAATATGAAGATATTTGGGACAGAGCGGCTTCTGGTGAGCTAAATGATTGGCAAGATAGTGCAGAGGGTTCATTAGCGCTTATAATCATTTTTGATCAGTTTCCCTTAAATATGTTTAGAGGCTATGCTAAAGCCTTTAAAACAGAAAGTATGGGTATTGAGGTGGCATTGAATGCTATCAATAATGGATTTGATGAAGAGCTTAGTAATGAGGTTGAGCAACTCTTTCTTTTTATGCCACTTATGCATAGTGAAAATTTAGACCATCAAAATCTACAAGTCTATCTTTTTGAAAAATATAACTTTAATTTAGATTTTTCTGTTCACCACCGCAATATTGTTAAAAAGTTTGGTCGATTCCCTCATAGGAATGAAATCTTAGGACGAATGAGTACTATGGAGGAATTAGACTATCTCCTTTCAGATGGTTCTTTTAGAGGCTAA
- the xsc gene encoding sulfoacetaldehyde acetyltransferase, translating into MAKMTSSEAFVETMAANDVTDIFGIMGSAFMDAMDIFEPAGIRFIPVVHEQGAAHMADGYSRVSGRHGVVIGQNGPGISNCVTAIAAAYWAHSPVVIVTPEAGTMGMGLGGFQEANQLPMFQEFTKYQGHVVNPMRMAEFTGRCFDRAMSEMAPTQLNIPRDYFYADGEFTIPTPRRIDRGSGGEDTLNEAVALIAKAKFPVIVSGGGVVMADGVQECAALAERLGAPVVNSYLHNDSFPASHDLWCGPLGYQGSKAAMKLISKADVVIALGTRLGPFGTLPQHGMDYWPKDAQIIQIDADHKMLGLVKPINVGICGDAKAVAEVLCEKLASTTLNCDSSKADRATTIADEKAVWELELDEWIHETDSYSMDMLADKEEGWLHPRQVLRELEKAMPEDVMVSTDIGNINSVANSYLRFEKPRSFFAAMSFGNCGYAFPTIIGAKAAAQHRPAVSYAGDGAWAMSMVETMTCVRHDIPVTAVVFHNRHWGAEKKNQVDFYDRRFVAAELTDQHFVNIAESMGAEGIRVDKLEDVGPALKKAIDMQMNERKTTVIEIMCTRELGDPFRKDALSKPVRHLDKYKDYDVNASKHR; encoded by the coding sequence GCACATATGGCAGATGGCTACTCAAGAGTAAGCGGTCGACATGGTGTCGTAATTGGTCAAAATGGACCTGGTATATCTAACTGCGTAACTGCTATTGCAGCTGCATATTGGGCTCATAGTCCAGTAGTTATTGTCACACCAGAAGCAGGCACAATGGGTATGGGATTAGGTGGTTTTCAAGAAGCTAATCAACTACCAATGTTTCAAGAATTTACAAAATATCAAGGACATGTTGTCAACCCAATGAGGATGGCAGAATTTACAGGTCGATGCTTTGATAGAGCAATGAGTGAAATGGCCCCTACTCAACTTAATATTCCAAGAGATTATTTTTATGCGGATGGTGAATTCACTATTCCTACTCCCCGACGCATTGATCGCGGTTCAGGTGGTGAGGATACATTAAATGAAGCAGTTGCTTTAATTGCTAAAGCCAAATTTCCAGTAATTGTTTCTGGGGGTGGAGTTGTTATGGCTGATGGTGTGCAAGAGTGCGCAGCATTAGCTGAGCGTCTTGGTGCTCCAGTTGTTAATAGTTACCTTCATAACGATTCCTTTCCTGCAAGTCATGATCTATGGTGTGGTCCTTTAGGCTACCAAGGATCAAAGGCTGCAATGAAATTAATATCTAAAGCAGATGTTGTAATTGCTCTTGGAACTCGTTTAGGTCCTTTTGGTACATTACCGCAACATGGCATGGACTACTGGCCAAAAGATGCTCAAATTATTCAAATCGATGCAGATCATAAGATGCTTGGTCTTGTTAAACCAATAAATGTTGGTATTTGTGGAGATGCAAAAGCGGTAGCAGAGGTACTATGTGAAAAATTAGCATCTACAACCTTAAACTGTGATTCATCTAAAGCAGACAGAGCAACTACTATTGCTGATGAAAAAGCTGTTTGGGAGTTAGAGCTTGATGAATGGATTCATGAAACTGATTCATATAGTATGGATATGCTTGCGGATAAAGAAGAAGGGTGGCTTCATCCTAGGCAGGTTCTGCGTGAGCTTGAAAAAGCAATGCCGGAAGATGTAATGGTTTCCACTGACATTGGTAATATTAATTCAGTTGCTAATAGTTATCTTCGTTTTGAAAAGCCTCGAAGCTTCTTTGCTGCAATGAGTTTTGGAAATTGTGGCTACGCATTCCCTACAATTATTGGTGCTAAAGCTGCTGCACAACATAGACCTGCAGTTTCTTATGCTGGTGATGGTGCTTGGGCAATGAGTATGGTGGAAACGATGACATGTGTTCGCCATGATATTCCTGTTACAGCAGTTGTATTTCATAATCGCCATTGGGGTGCTGAAAAGAAAAACCAAGTGGATTTTTATGACAGACGCTTTGTTGCGGCTGAGCTTACTGACCAGCACTTTGTTAATATTGCAGAGTCGATGGGTGCTGAAGGAATTCGTGTCGATAAATTAGAAGATGTTGGGCCTGCCTTGAAAAAAGCTATTGACATGCAAATGAATGAGAGAAAAACAACAGTTATTGAAATAATGTGTACTCGAGAACTGGGTGATCCATTTAGAAAGGATGCCTTGAGTAAGCCAGTTCGTCATTTAGATAAGTATAAAGATTATGATGTAAATGCTTCAAAGCATAGATAA